The stretch of DNA ATCACCCGCGACTCGATCATGTTGAGCATGTACGCGTCGCGATTGTTGTCGTGACCGACATACTCCTGATACAGCACGGGCAGCGAGGTACTTGCGCCTGGCGTACCGACGTTCTTCATGTAGTGCTCGGCCACCATCTGATGGCCATCGGGGTTGATGGTGGGCCACAGCATCAAGACGACGTTTTCGAGGATGCGCTGCACCTGCTCGTCGCGGCCAGGCTCATTCGGGTGCGTGGTCAGCAGGTCGTAAGCAAGCTGCAGCGTGTGCTGCGGGCCAGCCACTTCGGTGGAGTGCAAACCGCCATCGATATGGACAATGGCCTTGCCCTCGCGGGCCAGGGCGCGGGCCTGATCTTCGGTGAGGCCTTCAGGCGACGCAAGGCGCCGCGCAATCTCGCGGTACCGATCCACGCGCGCCAGATTGCGCTCGGTGGAAATCAGCGCGACGTAGTACGTGCGTCCCTGCGTCGAGGTACCCATCGGCACCAGCTGCATCTTCGCGCTCGCCGCATCAAGTGCCCTGAAGTACTTGATCGTGTCGTCGTACGTGGCCAGCTTGAAATCCGCCCCGGGCTTGAACCCGATCACCGACTCAGGGGTGGGAACTCCGGACTGGGCGGACAGGGAGGCTGATCCGAAAAGTAGGGATATAACGAACAGGCGGGCTGTGCGAGGCATTAGGCATATTAACTGACGGAAGTGGCGGAACTGGGGAACTGACGGAAGTGGGGGATCTCCCAGTTCTGGCAGTTCCGCCAGTTCCGCCAGTTCCGCCAGTTCCTCATTTCCTAAGTGACGACCGGCTTCTTCCTGACGGCTTTGCCCTTAACGGGTTTCAGCCGGAGCACTTCGGCGCCGAGTAGCGCCTGAGTCGGGTCCACGAGCAGGTCGAACACGTGTCCTTGTCTCGTCTCAAGGAACAGGCCCACGCCGTTCGTCAGCAACCTCAAATCCCCCGCATCGTCCAGCGTTTCAGACAGGCGGCGGCGGAAGTAGTCGCGCAGGGCCTCCATCATCTGTTTGAGTGTGGCGTTATCGAAGCCGCGCCGCCGCAGCTCAGCGAGGGCGAAGAGTTCCAGCACGTCCACGGGTGAGTACCGGCGCTCGGTGAAGCCGCCCTGGTCGGTTTTGCGCGGCGCGATGGAAGGTTGGAAGACGCGCGCCTCATCCCACCACTGCAGCTGCTTGCCGGTCAGCCCGGTTTGGGCCGCGACCTCGCGAGCGGAGTAGGAGGACTTCAGCTTCATGCGCGCTCTACGTTCCGGCCGGGAACGCCGCGTCGGTCGCCCTGGCCGCGTCCAGGTCTTTTGCGGTCACGCCGCCCGCACTGTGCGTGGACCACGTGACGGTGACCTTGCGATAGCTGATGAGCAGGTCGGGGTGGTGATCCACGGATTCAGCGTAGGTGGCCACGCGTCCAGCAAAGGCCATCGCCTCTGGGAACGACGGACAGGTGAACGTTCGGCTGATGGCCGGCGCGTCGGCCACCCAGCCGGGCAAGCCCGCCAGCGCCGCGCGAAGTTCAGTGGAGTTCAGGCTGGGCATGCTGGCGCAGCTACTTCTTTGGGACCAGCTTGAGGATACGGCCCTGCGGGTTGTCGGTCAGTACGTAGATGGCGCCCTCGGGCCCCTGGCGCACGTCGCGGATCCGCTCGGGCTTCGGCTGCAGGTCCTTGAGCAGGCGTTCTTCGCTCACGACGCGGTCGCCCTTGATATCGAGCCGCACGAGGTTGGTCGTGGCGAGGCCGCCAATGAACAGGCTGCCCTTCCATGCCGGGAACAGGTCGGCGGTGTAGAACATCATGCCACTCGGGGCGATGACGGGATCCCAGTAGTACGCCGGCTGCTCCATGCCGTCCTGCGCCGTGATGCCGCCAGTGATCGGCTTGCCCTGGTACTCGATGCCGTAGGCCGTCACCGGCCAGCCATAGTTCTTGCCCTTGCGCACGATGTTGAGTTCATCACCGCCGCGCGTCCCGTGTTCCACTTCCCACAGCTCGCCCGTCGCAGGGTTAATCGCGGCGGCCTGTACGTTGCGGTGACCGAGCGACCAGATCTCCGGACGCGCACCGGCCGTGCCCACAAACGGGTTGTCCTTGGGAATCGAACCATCAGGGTTGATGCGCACGATCTTGCCCTGCAGCTTGTCCATCTGCTGCACCAGCAGACGACCCGCTTCAATCTGGCGATCGCCCTGCGTGACGAATAACGTGCCGTCGCGGCCGAAC from Acidobacteriota bacterium encodes:
- a CDS encoding MerR family transcriptional regulator codes for the protein MKLKSSYSAREVAAQTGLTGKQLQWWDEARVFQPSIAPRKTDQGGFTERRYSPVDVLELFALAELRRRGFDNATLKQMMEALRDYFRRRLSETLDDAGDLRLLTNGVGLFLETRQGHVFDLLVDPTQALLGAEVLRLKPVKGKAVRKKPVVT
- a CDS encoding 4a-hydroxytetrahydrobiopterin dehydratase, translating into MPSLNSTELRAALAGLPGWVADAPAISRTFTCPSFPEAMAFAGRVATYAESVDHHPDLLISYRKVTVTWSTHSAGGVTAKDLDAARATDAAFPAGT
- a CDS encoding PQQ-dependent sugar dehydrogenase — translated: MSQTRLFGTLAFGLCAAVGVMYAQQQGVDLRPANAPDQKPAFAGQTDAPERLTNVAFEVVTVAQGLEAPWGLAFLPGGKMLVTEKPGRLRVVAADGTLSAPVAGLPTIATRGQGGLLDVALDPAFATNQLVYWSFSEALEDGTNHTAVARGKFVDGAEPRMENAQVIYKQAPSMRSNGHFGSRLAFGRDGTLFVTQGDRQIEAGRLLVQQMDKLQGKIVRINPDGSIPKDNPFVGTAGARPEIWSLGHRNVQAAAINPATGELWEVEHGTRGGDELNIVRKGKNYGWPVTAYGIEYQGKPITGGITAQDGMEQPAYYWDPVIAPSGMMFYTADLFPAWKGSLFIGGLATTNLVRLDIKGDRVVSEERLLKDLQPKPERIRDVRQGPEGAIYVLTDNPQGRILKLVPKK